The Neoarius graeffei isolate fNeoGra1 chromosome 7, fNeoGra1.pri, whole genome shotgun sequence genome includes a region encoding these proteins:
- the LOC132888798 gene encoding histone-lysine N-methyltransferase SETMAR-like: MNRASVFEWHKRFKEGRESVRDDERCGRSREVRTPELIGQISNFMDTDRRVSIETISAQFGVSVGTVHTIIHEELKMRKICAKFVPRVLSEDQKERRCNDSREMVELINSDPQVLDALVTCDESWIYCYDPETKRQSSQWKHAGSPRPKKARQSKSTQKLMMIPFFDSTGMIYMHWVPTGQTVNKEYYVEVLREFRKRFRRKRPALFKSGQWHFHQDNAPVHNSILVTDYLTQMGIKTVPHPPYSPDLAPCDFWLFPKLKENLRGSRYETIEEMKEAVTRVIDTLTQEDFQGAFQKLLERLLEC, encoded by the coding sequence ATGAATCGAGCATCGGTTTTTGAGTGGCACAAGAGATTCAAGGAAGGCAGGGAGTCTGTGAGGGATGATGAGAGGTGTGGGAGGAGTAGGGAAGTCAGAACACCAGAGTTGATTGGCCAAATAAGTAATTTCATGGATACGGACCGTCGTGTGTCTATAGAGACAATAAGTGCACAGTTTGGTGTCAGTGTGGGAACTGTACACACAATTATTCACGAGGAACTGAAGATGCGGAAGATTTGCGCGAAGTTTGTCCCAAGGGTGCTCAGTGAAGATCAGAAAGAAAGACGTTGTAATGACAGCAGGGAGATGGTCGAGCTCATTAATTCAGATCCCCAAGTTCTTGATGCCCTGGTTACCTGCGATGAAAGCTGGATCTACTGCTATGACCCAGAGACCAAGAGACAGAGTTCCCAGTGGAAGCATGCTGGCTCTCCCAGACCCAAGAAGGCCAGACAGAGCAAATCCACCCAGAAACTCATGATGATCCCTTTTTTTGACAGCACGGGCATGATCTACATGCACTGGGTTCCCACTGGACAGACAGTCAACAAGGAATACTATGTTGAGGTTTTAAGGGAGTTCAGGAAGAGATTCCGTCGGAAGAGGCCAGCACTCTTCAAATCGGGTCAGTGGCATTTCCACCAGGACAATGCACCAGTCCACAACTCCATCCTTGTCACAGACTATTTGACCCAGATGGGCATCAAGACAGTTCCTCACCCTCCCTACAGCCCAGACCTTGCTCCCTGTGACTTTTGGTTATTCCCTAAGCTCAAGGAAAACCTCAGAGGCAGTCGTTATGAGACAATTGAGGAGATGAAAGAGGCTGTGACGAGGGTCATTGACACGCTCACACAAGAGGACTTCCAGGGGGCCTTCCAGAAGTTGTTGGAACGGCTTTTAGAGTGCTAG